In Topomyia yanbarensis strain Yona2022 chromosome 2, ASM3024719v1, whole genome shotgun sequence, one DNA window encodes the following:
- the LOC131680713 gene encoding uncharacterized protein LOC131680713, giving the protein MSKGEKIVVERVIQRKGCYVTCELVEKFINEYLDDRDQVQISVRIDVLDRAYQNFLEAQAEIEKNEKQESLDARFMERIDFEERYCVAKGFLLSKRSVDAHELALNSSANSNTVPSAANHHLRLPKIDLPKFNGDFSRWMTYRDTFQSMIHVNAEIPAVVKLQYLLQSLEGEAKKPFESTDVIADNYGIA; this is encoded by the coding sequence ATGTCCAAAGGCGAGAAAATTGTAGTCGAAAGAGTTATACAACGCAAAGGTTGTTATGTCACGTGTGAGTTGGTGGAGAAATTTATCAACGAGTACTTAGATGATCGAGACCAGGTCCAGATCTCAGTGCGCATCGATGTTCTGGACCGCGCATATCAAAATTTCTTAGAGGCTCAGGCCGAAAtagagaaaaatgaaaaacaagaaTCGTTGGACGCCCGCTTCATGGAACGTATAGATTTCGAAGAACGATATTGTGTTGCCAAAGGGTTTCTTCTGTCGAAACGTTCTGTTGATGCTCATGAGTTAGCACTCAACAGTTCTGCAAATTCTAATACCGTACCATCTGCTGCAAACCATCACTTACGTCTACCGAAGATTGATCTCCCAAAATTTAATGGTGACTTTTCCCGTTGGATGACCTACCGAGACACATTCCAATCGATGATACACGTTAATGCTGAGATTCCCGCAGTTGTCAAGCTCCAGTACTTACTGCAATCATTAGAAGGAGAAGCTAAAAAGCCATTCGAGAGCACTGATGTTATAGCCGATAACTATGGTATAGCTTGA
- the LOC131684401 gene encoding protein kinase C-like isoform X3: MVTNLWPRFYVSQRSVLTVGNLYVCTCVVHKRCHSSVVTKCPKKKDEQAKPTPQDAAQRFNVNIPHRFSVHSFKRLTFCDHCGSLLYGIIRQGLKCEVCSMNIHRRCEGNVANNCGINTKQLAELLNEMGITMDKTPPRRSKYMNQTPSDNSSISERSEDSSLDSLSTKSSQDTDSQQLLLGAHHGGGRATSSQQSKPSGGTSQEDDSNRSASGGLTVGKTCLNDFNFIKVLGKGSFGKVMLAEKKGTDEVYAIKVLKKDVILQDDDVDCTMTEKRILALAAKHPFLTALHSCFQTPDRLFFVMEYVNGGDLMFQIQRARKFDEPRAAFYAAEVTLALQFLHRNGVIYRDLKLDNILLDAEGHCKLADFGMCKEGITGDNLTSTFCGTPDYIAPEILQELDYGPSVDWWALGVLMYEMMAGAPPFEADNEDDLFEAILRDDVLYPVWLSREAVSILKGFMTKNAAKRLGCTDGENQIRAHPFFKDMDWEALEQRKVRPPFRPRVRSARDALNFDTEFTKEDPVLTPVPKDIIRCINQEEFAGFSFVNSEFGPERRIVC; encoded by the exons ATGGTCACAAATTTATGGCCACGTTTTTACGTCAGCCAACGTTCTGTTCTCACTGTCGGGAATTTATATG TTTGCACATGTGTGGTTCACAAAAGGTGCCACAGTTCAGTCGTTACAAAATGCCCAAAGAAAAAGGATGAG cAGGCTAAGCCTACGCCGCAGGACGCGGCCCAGCGCTTCAATGTAAATATACCACATAGGTTTTCAGTGCACTCTTTCAAGCGGTTGACATTCTGCGACCACTGCGGCTCGCTGCTGTACGGCATCATTAGACAGGGTCTTAAGTGCGAAGTGTGTAGCATGAACATTCACCGGCGCTGCGAGGGCAACGTGGCCAACAACTGTGGCATTAACACCAAGCAGCTGGCCGAGTTGCTCAACGAGATGGGCATCACCATGGATAAAACACCACCACGTAGATCTAAG TATATGAATCAAACGCCTAGTGATAATTCCTCCATCTCGGAACGTAGCGAGGACAGTTCGTTGGATTCGCTCTCGACCAAGAGCAGCCAGGATACTGACAGTCAACAATTGCTGCTGGGCGCACATCATGGGGGTGGTCGGGCCACCTCCAGCCAACAGTCAAAGCCATCCGGTGGCACGTCTCAGGAAGACGACAGCAATCGATCGGCGAGCGGGGGTCTGACGGTGGGCAAGACGTGCCTAAATGATTTCAACTTCATCAAAGTGCTGGGCAAAGGCTCCTTCGGCAAGGTTATGCTAGCCGAGAAGAAAGGTACCGACGAGGTTTACGCCATCAAGGTGCTGAAAAAGGATGTAATCCTGCAGGACGACGACGTGGACTGTACGATGACTGAAAAGCGAATTTTGGCGCTGGCAGCCAAGCATCCGTTTTTAACTGCGCTGCATTCTTGCTTCCAAACCCCCGATCGATTGTTTTTCGTAATGGAGTACGTTAACGGTGGCGATCTGATGTTCCAAATTCAGAGAGCACGTAAATTTGACGAACCTCGGGCGGCGTTTTATGCAGCGGAGGTGACGCTTGCGCTACAATTTCTGCACCGCAACGGGGTGATATATCGAGACCTAAAGTTGGACAACATCTTACTCGATGCAGAAGGTCACTGTAAACTCGCTGACTTCGGCATGTGTAAA gaGGGCATCACTGGAGATAATTTGACCTCCACTTTCTGTGGTACACCGGATTACATTGCTCCGGAAATTCTTCAGGAACTTGATTATGGGCCGTCAGTGGATTGGTGGGCTCTTGGAGTACTTATGTACGAAATGATGGCCGGTGCTCCACCATTTGAGGCGGACAACGAAGATGATTTATTTGAGGCGATATTACGGGATGATGTTCTTTATCCTGTTTGGCTATCTCGAGAAGCAGTATCGATTCTGAAAG GATTCATGACAAAAAATGCAGCGAAACGGTTAGGCTGCACGGATGGCGAAAATCAAATTCGTGCCCACCCATTCTTTAAGGATATGGACTGGGAGGCACTGGAACAACGGAAAGTACGACCACCATTCCGGCCCCGAGTG CGGAGTGCCCGTGATGCTCTCAACTTTGACACCGAGTTCACCAAAGAAGACCCAGTATTAACCCCAGTGCCGAAAGATATAATTCGCTGTATCAATCAGGAAGAATTCGCAGGCTTTTCATTTGTGAATTCCGAGTTTGGCCCGGAACGTAGGATTGTTTGTTAA